One region of Motacilla alba alba isolate MOTALB_02 chromosome 24, Motacilla_alba_V1.0_pri, whole genome shotgun sequence genomic DNA includes:
- the CHEK1 gene encoding serine/threonine-protein kinase Chk1: MAVPFVEDWDLVQTLGEGAYGEVQLAVNRRTEEAVAVKIVDMKRAAECPENIKKEICINKMLSHENVVRFYGHRREGATQYLFLEYCRGGELFDRIEPDVGMPEPEAQRFFQQLIAGVVYLHSIGITHRDLKPENLLLDERDNLKISDFGLATVFRHNGRERLLNKMCGTLPYVAPELLRRPEFRAEPVDVWACGVVLTAMLAGELPWDQPSDSCQEYSDWKEKKTYLPPWKKIDSAPLALLHKILTESPTARITIPDIQKDRWYSRPLKKDVKRARLSSGGVTDSPGGFSKHIRSDTDFSPVKGALGEDKASYSTSQPEPGTGGMPWESGTGSIDQLVQGFSFSQPACPEHMLVNSQLLGTPGSSQSPWQRLVKRMTRFFTKLDADGSYRALKEVCEKMGYGWKMSCTNQVTISTTDRRNNKLIFKVNLVEMESKILVDFRLSKGDGLEFKRHFLKIKARLSDIVSTQKVWLPGT; this comes from the exons aTGGCGGTGCCCTTCGTGGAGGACTGGGACCTGGTGCAGACGCTGGGCGAAGGCGCCTACGGGGA GGTGCAGCTGGCTGTGAACCGCCGCACTGAGGAGGCCGTGGCCGTGAAAATCGTGGACATGAAGCGCGCGGCCGAGTGCCCGGAGAACATCAAGAAGGAAATCTGCATCAACAAGATGCTGAGCCACGAGAACGTCGTCCGGTTCTACGGACACCGGCGGGAGGGGGCCACGCAGTACCTGTTCCTGGAGTACTGCCGCGGCGGAGAGCTCTTCGACCGCATCG AGCCAGATGTCGGGATGCCAGAGCCAGAGGCGCAGCGGTTCTTCCAGCAGCTGATTGCCGGCGTG GTGTACCTGCACAGCATCGGCATCACCCACCGTGACCTGAAGCCGGAGAACCTGCTGCTGGACGAGCGAG ACAACCTGAAGATCTCGGATTTCGGCCTGGCCACGGTGTTCCGGCACAACGGGCGGGAGCGGCTGCTGAACAAGATGTGTGGGACCCTGCCCTACGTGGCCCCCGAGCTGCTGCGGCGCCCCGAGTTCCGCGCCGAGCCCGTCGACGTCTGGGCCTGCGGCGTGGTGCTGACAGCCATGCTGGCCGGAG AGCTGCCTTGGGACCAGCCCAGTGACAGCTGCCAGGAGTACAGTGactggaaggagaagaaaacctACCTCCCACCTTGGAAGAAGATTGATTCCGCTCCCTTGG cactgctgcacaaGATCCTCACGGAGAGCCCGACGGCCAGGATCACCATTCCTGACATCCAGAAGGACCGGTGGTACAGCAGACCCCTCAAAAAGG ATGTCAAGCGGGCTCGGCTCTCCTCGGGGGGAGTCACCGACTCCCCCGGAGGCTTCTCCAAGCACATCCGATCCGATACAGACTTCTCACCCGTGAAGGGAGCGCTGGG TGAGGACAAGGCAAGCTATTCCACGTCACAGCCGGAGCCCGGCACGGGCGGGATGCCCTGGGAGAGTGGCACGGGAAGCATCGACCAGCTGGTGCAGGGCTTCAGCTTCTCGCAGCCCGCCTGCCCCGAGCACATGCTGGTCAACAGCCAACTCCTGGGCACCCCAGGCTCCTCCCAG AGCCCGTGGCAGCGGCTGGTGAAGCGGATGACGCGGTTCTTCACCAAGCTGGACGCCGACGGCTCCTACCGCGCGCTGAAGGAGGTGTGTGAGAAGATGGGGTACGGCTGGAAGATGAGCTGCACCAACCAG GTCACCATCTCGACCACAGACAGGAGGAACAACAAACTCATCTTCAAGGTGAACCTGGTGGAGATGGAGAGCAAGATTTTGGTGGATTTTCGCCTCTCCAAG GGCGATGGCCTGGAGTTCAAGAGGCATTTCCTGAAGATCAAGGCCAGGCTCAGCGACATTGTCAGCACCCAGAAGGTCTGGCTGCCTGGCACCTGA